The following coding sequences lie in one Polyodon spathula isolate WHYD16114869_AA chromosome 15, ASM1765450v1, whole genome shotgun sequence genomic window:
- the LOC121328172 gene encoding chloride intracellular channel protein 4-like isoform X2, translating into MAWFDLAREKYGFPDIELFVKAGSDGESIGNCPFCQRLFMILWLKGVIFNVTTVDLKRKPADLQDLAPGTNPPFMTFNGEVKTDVNKIEEFLEDKLVPPRYPKLAANHPDSNSAGNDVFAKFSAYIKNTRKDFNDNLEKALLKALGRLDEYLTTPLPDEIDADSMDELPSSSRKYLDGDELTLADCNLLPKLHIIKVVARKYRNFEIPVEMTAVWRYLNNAYSRDEFTNTCPADREIEIAYLDVAKRIQ; encoded by the exons ATGGCCTGGTTTGACTTGGCACGGGAAAAGTATGGATTTCCAGATATAGAGCTCTTTGTAAAG gCCGGCAGTGATGGGGAGAGCATTGGGAACTGCCCCTTCTGCCAGCGCCTCTTTATGATCCTTTGGCTTAAAGGAGTCATATTCAACGTCACCACTGTGGATCTGAAAAG AAAACCAGCAGACCTGCAGGACTTGGCCCCGGGAACGAACCCTCCATTCATGACGTTTAACGGGGAGGTGAAAACAGACGTGAACAAGATAGAGGAGTTCCTGGAGGACAAGTTGGTGCCTCCCAG GTATCCGAAGTTGGCTGCCAACCACCCAGACTCCAACTCTGCAGGGAATGATGTCTTTGCCAAGTTCTCTGCATACATTAAAAACACTAGGAAGGATTTCAATGACA ACCTGGAGAAGGCTCTGCTGAAGGCCCTGGGGAGGCTGGATGAATACCTGACCACTCCGCTCCCTGATGAGATCGACGCTGACAGCATGGATGAGCTCCCCTCCTCCAGCAGGAAGTACCTGGATGGGGATGAGCTCACCCTGGCCGACTGCAACCTGctccccaaactgcacatcatcaag gTGGTAGCCAGGAAATATCGCAATTTTGAGATCCCAGTGGAGATGACAGCAGTCTGGAGATACCTTAATAACGCCTACAGCCGAGACGAGTTCACCAACACGTGCCCGGCGGACCGTGAGATTGAGATCGCTTACCTGGACGTGGCGAAGaggattcaataa